In Oryza sativa Japonica Group chromosome 11, ASM3414082v1, the following are encoded in one genomic region:
- the LOC112937022 gene encoding cytosolic sulfotransferase 6, with protein MPATNAVPGTARPIPFKDVLVVVIDNDDDDGAAAIPRQPASVAALAAEEYRGIVAALPSKLPGTPQRMRLYQGSWFREDWVLGFVAIQRHFAPRDGDVVLASLPKCGTTWLKALAFATAARAA; from the exons ATGCCAGCAACAAATGCCGTGCCCGGGACAGCACGCCCCATCCCGTTCAAGgacgtcctcgtcgtcgtcatcgacaatgatgacgacgacggcgcggccgcgatCCCGAGGCAGCCAGCCTCCGTGGCGGCCCTGGCCGCGGAGGAGTACCGCGGCATCGTCGCCGCGCTCCCGAGCAAGCTGCCCGGGACGCCGCAGAGGATGCGCCTCTACCAGGGCTCCTGGTTCCGGGAGGACTGGGTGCTCGGCTTCGTCGCGATCCAGCGCCACTTCGCCccgcgcgacggcgacgtggtCCTCGCGAGCCTGCCCAAGTGCGGCACCACGTGGCTCAAGGCCCTGGCCTtcgccacggcggcgcgcgccgc GTAA